In Psychrobacter immobilis, a single genomic region encodes these proteins:
- a CDS encoding amino acid ABC transporter substrate-binding protein — MKRRTLLALAASTMLLAACGQSTTNEAETNATDSAATGGSDLLQRINNGGTINVGTEGTYPPFTYHDESGKLTGYDVEVTRAVADKLGVDVEFKETQWDAMLAGLDSKRFDMVANQVSLTTPERLAKYDKAMPYSWSGAVVLAPTDDNRYSSWEGLKGLRTAQSLSSNYGELAERYGAEIVPVDGMAQAIQLVKQDRADFTMNDNLAVLDYLKKFPDAALEIKLTAPASEQTGSGLVLIKGDDAVVAKLNEAMDALAADGTLTKLSEEFFGADISQQK; from the coding sequence ATGAAACGTCGTACTCTTTTAGCACTTGCCGCCAGTACTATGCTACTTGCCGCTTGTGGTCAGTCTACTACCAATGAAGCAGAAACCAATGCGACAGACAGTGCCGCGACGGGTGGCTCTGATTTGCTGCAACGTATCAATAATGGTGGCACCATCAACGTCGGTACAGAGGGTACTTATCCGCCATTTACCTATCATGATGAGAGTGGCAAGCTAACTGGCTATGATGTCGAAGTGACACGTGCGGTTGCGGATAAACTAGGCGTAGACGTCGAATTTAAAGAGACTCAGTGGGATGCTATGCTGGCAGGTCTTGACTCAAAACGCTTCGATATGGTGGCCAATCAAGTAAGCTTGACCACGCCTGAGCGTTTGGCTAAGTATGACAAAGCCATGCCATATAGCTGGTCGGGCGCAGTTGTACTAGCACCGACTGATGACAATCGTTATAGCTCGTGGGAAGGTTTAAAAGGTCTGCGTACTGCGCAATCACTGAGCAGCAACTATGGTGAGCTTGCAGAACGCTACGGCGCAGAAATCGTCCCTGTCGATGGTATGGCGCAAGCGATTCAACTGGTTAAGCAAGACCGTGCTGACTTCACGATGAATGACAATCTGGCAGTATTGGATTATCTCAAAAAATTCCCAGATGCAGCACTTGAGATCAAACTGACAGCGCCTGCGAGTGAGCAGACTGGTTCAGGTCTAGTGCTCATCAAAGGGGATGACGCTGTGGTGGCAAAATTGAATGAAGCAATGGACGCATTAGCAGCCGATGGGACGCTGACCAAGCTTAGCGAAGAGTTCTTTGGTGCTGATATAAGTCAACAAAAATAA
- the hutG gene encoding formimidoylglutamase gives MTKISTTVSHTAADMMQWTGRAELFETARARYWYQLAKPYGFDSTGQHIGLIGFACDQGVRRNQGRVGARAAPPLIRQAFATLPVIASVQTRYDNQLATLLGDAGDIHCHDDDDFATNILEQAQLKYADKVSTIVEKGGLPIGLGGGHAIAYGSFLGLWQALQQTDITNDIDALPRIGIINFDAHLDIRQSDVATSGTPFRQIAEHLDAHGQPFNYCCIGVSRFSNTAALFDRAEQLGVHIISDEDCHYQPWQILADQVISFINQVDVVYLTIDMDCLPASVVPGVSAPAAYGIELRFVERMVKTIMATGKVKMADIAEINPTFDIDGRSCKVAARLLATIIEQHLLTL, from the coding sequence ATGACGAAAATTAGCACAACCGTGAGTCACACAGCGGCTGACATGATGCAGTGGACAGGTCGTGCAGAGCTATTTGAGACGGCACGTGCCCGCTACTGGTATCAGCTTGCAAAGCCTTACGGTTTCGATAGTACCGGTCAGCATATTGGGCTAATTGGCTTTGCATGTGATCAAGGGGTTAGGCGCAATCAAGGACGCGTGGGTGCACGAGCTGCCCCGCCGCTGATTCGCCAAGCGTTTGCGACGCTGCCAGTGATTGCGTCGGTGCAGACACGCTATGACAATCAACTGGCAACATTGCTAGGTGATGCTGGCGACATTCATTGTCATGACGATGATGATTTTGCCACGAACATTCTTGAGCAAGCTCAGCTCAAATATGCGGATAAGGTGAGTACTATTGTTGAAAAAGGCGGCTTGCCCATTGGTCTTGGTGGTGGTCATGCCATTGCTTATGGTAGCTTTTTGGGATTGTGGCAAGCGCTACAGCAGACAGATATTACCAATGATATAGATGCACTGCCGCGTATTGGTATTATCAATTTTGACGCCCATCTTGATATTCGTCAGTCGGATGTGGCGACTTCTGGTACACCGTTTCGCCAAATTGCCGAGCATCTTGACGCACATGGTCAGCCATTCAACTATTGCTGTATTGGCGTCAGTCGGTTCTCTAACACGGCGGCGCTGTTTGATCGTGCCGAGCAATTGGGCGTGCATATCATCAGTGATGAAGACTGCCATTATCAGCCTTGGCAGATACTTGCCGATCAGGTTATAAGCTTTATCAATCAAGTTGATGTGGTTTATCTGACCATTGATATGGACTGCTTGCCTGCCAGTGTTGTGCCCGGTGTGAGTGCCCCAGCTGCTTATGGCATTGAGCTTAGGTTTGTTGAGCGCATGGTAAAAACCATTATGGCTACTGGTAAAGTAAAAATGGCCGACATTGCCGAGATTAATCCCACCTTTGATATTGATGGGCGTAGCTGCAAAGTTGCGGCAAGACTATTAGCGACTATTATAGAGCAGCATTTACTGACTCTATAA
- a CDS encoding PepSY domain-containing protein, with amino-acid sequence MSKIFKPFSLTTLGTRAAVVVGAAMLTTTIYASTQQPLASEVQAAKASRISLQQAINIAAKKSSGLLMSASFDHDDDKAQGGVYEMEFVTSSRNYEIKVDAMNGRVISTDVERLDSDDLVDYKALKQAKIDVKQAMKIAEKQSGGRVIEIEFKNDRDYSDHASYYEADILKGNSIIWLNIDANTGSVFNNKFKK; translated from the coding sequence ATGAGCAAGATTTTCAAGCCATTTTCGCTAACGACTTTGGGTACTCGTGCTGCAGTAGTAGTGGGTGCGGCTATGTTGACTACGACAATCTATGCATCTACACAGCAACCGCTAGCAAGTGAGGTGCAAGCCGCCAAAGCCAGTAGAATAAGCTTACAACAAGCAATAAATATTGCGGCGAAAAAGTCATCTGGTCTATTGATGAGTGCCAGCTTTGATCACGATGATGATAAAGCGCAAGGCGGTGTGTATGAGATGGAATTTGTAACCAGTAGCCGAAACTATGAAATCAAAGTCGACGCCATGAATGGTAGAGTGATCAGTACGGATGTGGAACGATTAGACAGTGATGATCTGGTAGATTATAAGGCGCTTAAACAAGCGAAGATTGATGTTAAACAGGCAATGAAAATTGCTGAAAAACAATCGGGCGGGCGTGTTATCGAGATTGAGTTTAAAAACGACCGAGATTATAGTGATCATGCGTCCTATTATGAAGCTGATATCCTCAAAGGTAATAGTATCATTTGGCTAAATATTGATGCCAATACTGGCAGTGTATTTAACAATAAGTTTAAGAAATAG
- a CDS encoding YjiH family protein, with translation MIEQNTTLNLKDAAVTPTEALLSKPIALMQLIIFSAIGLVMFFVPFTIGEKSTILFDHGATYLVTQQHTLSVTLLFLLMIFGVSKPFIDGSWRKNITHMIMTAFKIIGLILAVMYVADVAPAFMMEKDMLPFLFEKLALPVGMIVPLGALILAFLVGFGLLEMVGVLMQPIMKPIWKTPGSSAIDAVASFVGSYSIGLLITNRVYLQKQYSAREAIIIATGFSTVSAAFMVIVAKTLGLMEFWNVFFWSTLVITFIVTAITARIPPISLVDDSVERPALDHKRGTRLAAAFDLGLSTSRRATDLKTILWSNFRDGLTMAAAIVPSIIAVGLTGLLLAKYTPVFDALGLLLYPFTWLSGLPEPLVAAKGMSAGLAEMFLPALLLSEADILTRYVAGVISISSVLFFSAMIPCVLATEIPLSVGKMVIIWFERVVLSILLAAAFGHLAMYFNWIG, from the coding sequence GTGATTGAGCAAAATACGACACTAAATCTCAAGGATGCAGCAGTAACACCAACTGAAGCACTACTGTCTAAACCTATAGCGTTAATGCAATTGATAATCTTTAGTGCTATCGGTTTGGTCATGTTTTTTGTGCCATTTACCATTGGTGAGAAAAGCACGATTTTGTTCGATCATGGGGCAACTTATCTGGTCACTCAGCAGCATACATTGTCTGTGACGTTATTATTTTTACTGATGATCTTTGGGGTAAGCAAGCCATTTATCGATGGCTCATGGCGTAAAAATATCACCCATATGATTATGACTGCTTTTAAAATCATTGGTCTGATACTGGCAGTGATGTATGTTGCTGACGTAGCGCCTGCCTTTATGATGGAAAAGGACATGCTGCCGTTTTTGTTTGAAAAACTGGCATTACCAGTCGGTATGATTGTACCGCTTGGCGCATTAATTTTAGCATTTTTGGTGGGTTTTGGTTTGCTCGAGATGGTCGGTGTGCTCATGCAGCCAATCATGAAACCTATCTGGAAAACCCCAGGTTCATCAGCGATTGATGCGGTCGCATCCTTTGTTGGTAGCTACTCTATCGGGCTACTCATTACTAATCGCGTGTATTTGCAAAAGCAATATTCAGCCCGCGAAGCCATTATCATTGCGACTGGATTTTCGACCGTATCAGCAGCGTTTATGGTCATTGTTGCCAAAACGCTTGGTCTGATGGAGTTCTGGAATGTGTTCTTTTGGTCTACGCTAGTGATTACTTTTATTGTCACTGCGATTACCGCTCGTATTCCACCCATTAGCCTTGTTGATGATAGCGTTGAACGTCCCGCTTTAGACCATAAACGTGGTACACGTCTGGCGGCAGCATTTGATCTAGGTTTGTCCACTTCGCGCCGTGCCACTGACCTAAAAACAATCTTATGGTCTAACTTTCGCGATGGGCTGACGATGGCAGCGGCGATTGTGCCTTCTATCATCGCGGTTGGCTTGACAGGATTACTATTAGCAAAATATACGCCTGTATTCGATGCTTTAGGCTTGCTTCTTTATCCATTTACATGGCTTAGCGGCTTACCAGAGCCTCTGGTTGCCGCCAAAGGTATGTCAGCGGGATTGGCTGAAATGTTCCTGCCAGCACTGCTCCTCAGTGAGGCTGATATACTGACTCGCTATGTTGCAGGGGTCATCTCTATTAGCAGCGTGTTGTTTTTCTCTGCCATGATTCCTTGTGTACTTGCCACTGAAATACCATTATCTGTCGGCAAAATGGTCATTATCTGGTTTGAGCGTGTGGTACTCAGTATTTTATTGGCTGCGGCATTCGGACATCTAGCCATGTACTTCAACTGGATTGGCTAA
- a CDS encoding UTRA domain-containing protein, whose translation MTKTIPAYQRIKNAILDNIHSGKWQAGNAISTEMALAKEFGVSRMTVNRALKELSEERVLERRQGSGTFVAQQQFNHTFVEVRNIAQDLKSANRDYQAQVVSKRILTAAMLDDELRRKFDINEVAVSSNTSANINADITVMDDSTGADSNSDVAVLYEVKIIHFADGQPIQFEERWVDAQKVPEFIEQDFSVVNTSDYLIAKSPLERGSYTIRALAAPDEIAALLQIAPQSPTLVLRRQTYSAGRVLTFVKMWHAGDRYQFSGEL comes from the coding sequence ATGACAAAGACGATTCCGGCATATCAGCGCATAAAAAATGCCATATTAGACAATATTCACTCGGGTAAATGGCAAGCGGGCAATGCAATTTCTACAGAAATGGCGTTGGCAAAAGAGTTTGGCGTATCGCGTATGACGGTCAATCGCGCCCTAAAAGAGCTGAGCGAAGAGCGAGTGCTAGAGCGCCGGCAAGGGTCGGGGACGTTTGTCGCCCAGCAGCAGTTCAATCATACCTTTGTAGAAGTGCGCAATATCGCGCAGGATTTAAAATCTGCCAACCGTGATTATCAGGCGCAAGTGGTGAGTAAACGCATACTCACGGCTGCGATGTTAGACGATGAATTACGGCGTAAATTTGATATTAATGAAGTAGCTGTGTCTTCTAATACAAGCGCTAACATAAACGCTGATATAACCGTGATGGATGACAGTACTGGCGCAGATAGTAATAGCGACGTTGCTGTTTTATACGAGGTAAAAATCATTCACTTTGCGGATGGTCAGCCCATACAGTTCGAAGAGCGCTGGGTGGATGCGCAAAAGGTGCCAGAATTTATTGAGCAGGATTTTAGTGTGGTCAATACCAGTGATTATCTCATTGCTAAAAGTCCACTAGAGCGCGGCAGCTATACCATTCGTGCACTGGCGGCACCAGATGAGATTGCTGCGCTACTGCAAATCGCACCGCAGTCGCCGACATTGGTATTGCGCCGTCAGACGTATTCAGCAGGTCGAGTATTGACCTTTGTGAAGATGTGGCATGCAGGCGATCGTTATCAATTCTCCGGTGAACTATAA
- the hutU gene encoding urocanate hydratase, with protein MTTDHGTNKETKLTRRDESREIAAPTGSTLHCKSWLTEAPYRMLQNNLHPDVAENPKSLVVYGGIGRAARNWESYDQILASLKELEDDETLLVQSGKPVGVFQTHENAPRVLIANSNLVPRWATWEHFNELDRKDLMMYGQMTAGSWIYIGTQGIVQGTYETFVEAGRQHYDGSWAGRWILTAGLGGMGGAQPLAATFAGATSLNIECQQSSIDFRLRTGYVDKQADDLDHAYELIKQHTDAGEAVSIALLGNAADILPEMVKRAHDGGMKPDLVTDQTSAHDLINGYLPVGWTVEEWKAAQEDSEQHSALTKAAAQSCAVHVQAMLDLQAMDIPTTDYGNNIRQVAFDEGVKDAFNFPGFVPAYIRPLFCQGKGPFRWVALSGDPEDIYKTDQKIKELFPENQHIHRWLDMAKERIQFQGLPARICWLGLGERDKAGLAFNEMVKNGELKGPIVIGRDHLDTGSVASPNRETESMKDGSDAVSDWALLNGMLNVAGGATWVSLHHGGGVGMGYSQHSGMVIVADGTDAAAKRLARVLVNDCGSGVMRHADAGYELAIKTAKDYGLNLPMIK; from the coding sequence ATGACTACTGACCATGGAACCAATAAAGAGACTAAGCTGACTCGCCGTGATGAGAGCCGCGAAATCGCCGCGCCCACTGGCAGCACATTACATTGCAAAAGCTGGCTGACCGAAGCACCGTATCGCATGCTGCAAAACAATTTGCATCCTGATGTGGCCGAAAACCCTAAAAGCTTAGTCGTCTACGGTGGTATCGGACGCGCAGCTCGCAATTGGGAAAGCTATGATCAAATCCTAGCGTCATTAAAAGAATTGGAAGACGATGAGACGTTGCTCGTGCAATCAGGCAAGCCAGTTGGCGTGTTTCAAACGCACGAAAATGCGCCGCGTGTATTGATTGCAAACTCTAACCTTGTACCACGCTGGGCCACGTGGGAGCACTTTAACGAGCTCGATCGCAAAGACTTGATGATGTATGGTCAAATGACGGCTGGTAGCTGGATTTATATTGGCACGCAAGGCATCGTCCAAGGTACTTACGAGACCTTTGTAGAAGCAGGTCGTCAGCATTATGATGGTAGCTGGGCAGGACGTTGGATTTTGACCGCGGGTCTTGGTGGCATGGGCGGCGCGCAGCCACTTGCGGCTACTTTTGCAGGGGCAACTTCATTAAACATTGAGTGTCAACAGTCTAGTATCGATTTTCGCTTGCGTACTGGTTATGTCGATAAGCAAGCCGATGATCTCGACCATGCTTACGAGCTCATCAAACAGCATACCGACGCAGGTGAAGCGGTCTCTATTGCCCTACTTGGTAATGCAGCAGACATCTTACCTGAGATGGTCAAGCGTGCGCACGATGGTGGCATGAAGCCTGATTTGGTCACCGATCAAACCTCAGCACATGACTTAATCAATGGTTACTTGCCAGTTGGCTGGACAGTAGAAGAATGGAAAGCTGCACAAGAAGATTCAGAGCAACATTCTGCATTAACCAAAGCTGCCGCTCAGTCTTGTGCCGTACATGTACAGGCGATGCTAGATCTACAAGCGATGGACATTCCAACGACCGATTATGGCAATAACATTCGTCAAGTGGCTTTTGATGAAGGCGTTAAAGATGCCTTTAATTTCCCAGGTTTTGTCCCCGCTTATATTCGTCCGCTGTTCTGCCAAGGTAAAGGCCCGTTTCGCTGGGTCGCATTATCAGGCGATCCAGAAGACATCTACAAAACCGATCAAAAAATCAAAGAGCTGTTCCCTGAAAATCAACATATTCATCGCTGGCTTGATATGGCAAAAGAGCGTATTCAATTTCAGGGCTTGCCTGCCCGTATCTGCTGGTTAGGATTGGGTGAGCGTGACAAAGCAGGGCTCGCATTCAATGAGATGGTCAAAAACGGCGAGCTAAAAGGCCCTATTGTCATTGGCCGTGATCACTTAGACACAGGCTCTGTTGCCAGTCCAAACCGCGAAACAGAAAGCATGAAAGATGGCTCAGATGCGGTATCTGACTGGGCATTATTGAATGGTATGCTCAATGTCGCAGGCGGTGCCACTTGGGTATCGCTACATCATGGCGGCGGCGTTGGCATGGGTTACTCGCAGCACTCAGGCATGGTCATTGTCGCAGATGGCACTGATGCCGCTGCCAAACGCTTGGCACGAGTGCTAGTCAATGATTGCGGCTCAGGGGTTATGCGTCATGCCGATGCAGGCTATGAGCTGGCGATCAAAACAGCGAAAGATTATGGTCTAAATTTGCCGATGATTAAGTAG
- the hutH gene encoding histidine ammonia-lyase, whose product MNDIKQLTLHPRQLSFKMLRDIYEQPVILTLPESAYKAIDASHEDVRTIIARDKSAYGINTGFGLLAKTRISDDQLELLQRNLIVSHSVGTGEALPDGVVRLIMVMKVASLAQGVSGVRREVVDSLLALINNQITPNIPAKGSVGASGDLAPLSHMTLAMMGEGDVFVAGEKVPAAEALAQHGLEPIILAAKEGLALINGTQVSTALALRGYFLARDLLETATIVGSLSIDAAKGSDSPFDARIHEVRGHHGQIEIAKAHRQLIKGSAIRASHDGEQDDRVQDPYCLRCQPQVMGACLDIINQAGKTLLIESNAVTDNPLIFNNEDGPVAISGGNFHAEPVAFAADILALAIAEIGSMSERRVALLIDATLSGGLPPFLVDNAGVNSGFMIAHVTAAALASENKSIAHPGSVDSIPTSANQEDHVSMATYCARRLYEMAQNTATIIGIELLAAGQGIDFHRGLDTSEPLTVAHQKLREKVTFYDKDRYLAPDIEAAKQLVLDGTLAEHWQSLRSNWYESK is encoded by the coding sequence ATGAACGATATCAAACAATTAACGCTACACCCTCGCCAGCTTAGCTTTAAGATGCTACGTGATATCTATGAGCAGCCTGTTATATTGACACTGCCCGAGAGTGCTTATAAAGCCATCGATGCCTCACACGAAGATGTACGCACCATCATTGCACGCGACAAAAGCGCTTATGGCATCAATACTGGTTTTGGTCTGTTAGCAAAGACCCGTATCAGTGATGATCAGCTTGAGCTACTTCAACGTAACCTGATTGTTTCTCACTCAGTAGGCACTGGTGAAGCGTTACCAGACGGCGTAGTGCGACTGATTATGGTGATGAAAGTGGCCAGCCTAGCACAAGGTGTATCAGGCGTACGCCGCGAGGTAGTGGACAGCTTACTTGCCTTAATCAATAATCAAATCACGCCAAACATTCCGGCAAAAGGCTCTGTTGGTGCCTCTGGTGATTTAGCGCCTTTATCACACATGACGCTTGCAATGATGGGTGAAGGTGACGTGTTTGTCGCTGGCGAAAAAGTGCCTGCAGCAGAAGCGCTAGCCCAGCATGGACTTGAGCCAATTATCCTAGCAGCCAAAGAAGGTCTCGCACTTATCAACGGCACGCAAGTCTCAACCGCATTAGCATTACGGGGTTATTTCTTAGCGCGTGACTTGCTGGAGACAGCGACTATCGTTGGCTCCCTGTCAATTGATGCGGCCAAAGGATCGGACTCACCATTTGATGCGCGTATTCACGAAGTACGTGGGCATCATGGTCAAATTGAAATCGCCAAAGCTCACCGTCAACTCATTAAAGGCAGTGCCATTCGCGCCTCGCATGACGGCGAGCAGGATGACCGAGTACAAGATCCTTACTGCCTGCGTTGTCAGCCGCAAGTCATGGGTGCCTGCCTTGACATCATTAACCAAGCAGGAAAAACCTTATTAATAGAATCTAATGCGGTGACCGACAACCCACTTATCTTTAATAACGAAGATGGTCCTGTAGCCATATCAGGAGGTAACTTCCATGCTGAGCCAGTCGCTTTTGCCGCTGATATTTTGGCCTTGGCAATCGCCGAGATTGGCTCTATGTCTGAGCGCCGTGTCGCTTTGCTGATTGATGCGACTTTGTCAGGCGGCTTACCACCATTCTTGGTTGACAATGCTGGAGTCAATTCAGGCTTTATGATTGCTCATGTGACCGCCGCAGCACTGGCCTCAGAAAACAAATCTATCGCTCACCCAGGCAGTGTCGACAGTATCCCAACCTCTGCCAATCAAGAAGATCATGTATCAATGGCAACCTATTGCGCTAGACGCCTATATGAGATGGCACAGAATACTGCCACCATTATCGGTATTGAGCTGTTGGCTGCTGGCCAAGGTATCGATTTTCATCGCGGATTAGACACCTCAGAGCCGTTGACCGTAGCACATCAAAAACTACGTGAAAAAGTGACTTTCTATGATAAAGACCGCTACCTTGCCCCTGATATCGAGGCAGCCAAGCAATTGGTATTAGACGGTACGCTTGCTGAACATTGGCAATCATTGCGCAGCAACTGGTACGAGTCTAAATAA
- a CDS encoding amino acid ABC transporter ATP-binding protein, giving the protein MIQVTNIHKAFGGNQVLKGIDLTIEKGKVVVILGPSGSGKTTFLRCLNALEIPDQGIIAFDDGSLTVDFATKPKKKTLLALQRKSGMVFQSYNLFPHKTAIENLMLGPTVVQGQTKAQAREQALALLDKVGLSDKADLYPFQLSGGQQQRIGIARALAIEPSLLLFDEPTSALDPELVQDVLGTMKQLASEGWTMVVVTHEIKFARDVADHVVLIEDGHVVEEGSAKQMFEVSTHPRTQAFLQRIEQ; this is encoded by the coding sequence ATGATTCAAGTCACTAATATTCACAAAGCCTTTGGTGGCAATCAAGTGCTTAAAGGCATCGACTTGACCATCGAAAAAGGCAAGGTAGTGGTGATATTAGGACCGTCAGGGTCTGGTAAAACCACTTTTTTACGCTGCTTGAATGCGCTAGAAATTCCTGATCAAGGCATCATTGCTTTTGATGATGGTAGCTTAACGGTTGATTTTGCTACCAAGCCTAAGAAAAAAACATTGCTGGCGCTGCAGCGTAAATCAGGCATGGTATTTCAATCTTATAACTTGTTTCCACATAAGACCGCGATTGAGAATTTAATGCTTGGGCCGACGGTAGTGCAAGGGCAAACTAAGGCGCAAGCACGCGAACAGGCACTGGCATTACTTGATAAAGTAGGCTTATCGGATAAGGCAGATCTGTATCCGTTCCAGCTCTCTGGTGGTCAGCAGCAACGTATTGGCATTGCTCGTGCACTGGCTATCGAGCCGTCATTATTATTATTTGATGAGCCAACGTCTGCGCTCGATCCTGAATTGGTACAAGATGTGCTGGGCACGATGAAGCAACTGGCATCTGAAGGCTGGACGATGGTCGTTGTGACTCATGAGATTAAATTTGCTCGTGATGTGGCAGATCATGTGGTGTTAATTGAGGATGGTCATGTGGTCGAAGAAGGTAGCGCTAAGCAGATGTTCGAAGTGTCTACGCATCCACGTACGCAGGCCTTTTTGCAGCGTATTGAACAGTGA
- a CDS encoding amino acid ABC transporter permease, with protein sequence MLASITSMLAELLALLPFMDPARAQIVINSFWPMLKGGIYYSIPLALISFAIGMAIALTVALIRIVPRAGWFHEIIYRLARIYVSAIRGTPMLVQLFIIFYGLPSIGVKLDPFPSAIIAFSLNIGAYASETVRASILSIPKGQWEAGSTVGLTYLQTFRHVILPQALRVSVPPLSNTFISLVKDTSLASLVLVTELFKQAQIITARNYEFMLVYTEAAIIYWGICLFLTFIQGKLETRLDRYVAK encoded by the coding sequence ATGCTAGCGTCTATCACGTCAATGCTAGCTGAGTTACTGGCACTACTACCATTTATGGATCCTGCGCGGGCGCAAATTGTCATCAATTCATTTTGGCCAATGCTTAAAGGCGGTATTTATTATTCGATACCGCTGGCGTTGATCTCATTTGCGATTGGTATGGCTATTGCGCTGACAGTAGCGCTGATTCGTATCGTACCGCGTGCTGGCTGGTTCCATGAAATCATATACAGACTTGCGCGTATTTATGTGTCCGCCATTCGCGGGACACCAATGCTGGTTCAGCTATTTATTATTTTCTACGGCTTGCCAAGTATCGGGGTAAAGCTTGATCCTTTTCCCTCAGCGATTATTGCCTTTTCGCTCAATATTGGCGCGTATGCATCGGAGACGGTGCGTGCCTCTATTTTGTCCATTCCAAAAGGACAGTGGGAAGCAGGCTCGACGGTAGGCTTGACGTATCTACAAACCTTTCGTCATGTCATTTTGCCGCAAGCACTTCGGGTGTCAGTACCCCCGTTATCCAATACCTTTATTAGCCTAGTAAAAGACACGTCTTTGGCGTCATTGGTATTGGTGACTGAGCTATTTAAGCAGGCGCAAATCATCACCGCACGTAACTATGAATTTATGTTGGTCTACACCGAAGCGGCGATTATTTATTGGGGTATTTGTCTGTTCTTAACCTTTATTCAAGGTAAGCTTGAAACCAGACTTGATCGCTACGTGGCGAAATAA
- the hutI gene encoding imidazolonepropionase, with translation MNNSSAQILDKSINTTDDKDILTSFDHIITNVNLATFSAHYGFNGSDHVPYGQLEDAAIGIIDDKIAWIGSNKKITAHLSHYSAGQIKNAHGNWVTPGLIDCHTHIVYGGNRSNEFEARLQGASYQDIAAQGGGIVSTVTATRAANIESLFAQSEKRLIALMKEGVTSIEIKSGYGLDLDTERKMLTVARQLGDKHNIHVSTTYLAAHALPPEYKSHMQDRSDDYIEQVCTWLPILHAEGLVDAVDGFCENIAFSTEQIRRVFEVARSLNLPVKLHSEQLSDIGGSALVAEYKGLSSDHLEHLSADDIKKMAASDTVAVLLPGAFYTLRDTKLPPIEALRRHQVPMAISTDCNPGTSPLTSLLLAMNMGCTLFYLTTEEVLAGATVYAAQALGLSNKGKIEIGCDADLVLWDIARPADLAYQMGLNPINGIMVQGKWRETV, from the coding sequence ATGAACAACTCTAGCGCACAGATACTCGACAAATCTATCAATACTACAGATGATAAAGACATCCTGACATCGTTTGACCACATCATTACCAATGTCAATCTTGCAACGTTTTCCGCCCATTACGGTTTTAATGGCAGTGACCATGTACCTTATGGGCAACTGGAAGATGCTGCCATCGGTATTATTGATGACAAAATTGCGTGGATTGGCTCTAATAAAAAAATAACTGCGCACCTGTCGCATTACTCAGCAGGGCAAATAAAAAATGCTCATGGCAACTGGGTCACGCCTGGACTTATCGACTGTCATACCCATATCGTTTATGGTGGCAATCGCAGTAACGAGTTTGAGGCACGTTTGCAAGGCGCTAGTTATCAAGACATTGCGGCACAAGGTGGCGGTATCGTCTCAACTGTCACTGCCACCCGCGCTGCCAATATTGAATCGCTATTTGCACAAAGTGAAAAACGTTTAATAGCACTCATGAAAGAAGGCGTCACCAGTATCGAAATCAAATCGGGCTACGGCTTAGATTTAGATACTGAACGCAAAATGCTCACGGTTGCTCGCCAACTTGGTGACAAACACAATATCCATGTGAGCACCACTTATCTAGCGGCTCATGCCTTGCCACCTGAATACAAGTCTCACATGCAGGACCGCTCGGATGATTATATCGAGCAAGTGTGTACATGGCTACCAATTCTACATGCAGAAGGCTTAGTCGATGCGGTCGATGGCTTTTGTGAAAACATCGCCTTTAGCACTGAGCAAATCAGACGCGTTTTTGAGGTGGCACGCTCATTAAACCTACCAGTCAAACTGCACTCTGAGCAGTTGTCTGATATAGGTGGCAGCGCCTTGGTTGCTGAATACAAAGGGTTATCAAGCGACCATTTAGAGCATTTATCAGCAGACGACATCAAAAAAATGGCGGCCAGTGATACCGTTGCAGTTCTATTGCCCGGTGCATTTTATACCCTGCGGGATACCAAGTTGCCACCTATTGAGGCATTACGAAGACACCAAGTACCCATGGCTATTTCTACTGATTGTAATCCTGGCACTTCACCGCTTACCTCATTATTGCTTGCGATGAACATGGGCTGTACGCTATTTTACTTAACCACTGAAGAGGTACTGGCAGGGGCAACTGTTTATGCAGCACAAGCGCTGGGATTGTCTAATAAAGGCAAAATAGAGATTGGCTGTGATGCAGATTTGGTCTTATGGGATATCGCCCGCCCTGCGGATTTGGCTTATCAGATGGGACTAAACCCTATTAACGGCATTATGGTTCAAGGCAAGTGGCGTGAGACGGTATAG